The following are from one region of the Mustela lutreola isolate mMusLut2 chromosome 9, mMusLut2.pri, whole genome shotgun sequence genome:
- the ZNF512B gene encoding zinc finger protein 512B isoform X1: protein MCAARRAACAARTPRPAPSAPAPAPAPAAVPLGAAEMTDPFCVGGGRRLPGSTRSGPGKDGGRNEVRLPVLHDPPKLGMPVARGGQTVSSQAPLCFDPGSPASDRTEGKKKGRPKAENQALRDIPLSLMNQWKDEFKAHSRVKCPNSGCWLEFPSIYGLKYHYQRCQGGAIPERLTFPCPFCEAAFTSKTQLEKHRIWNHTDRPLPAPKPGPVSRPVTISRPVGVSKPIGVSKPVTIGKPVGVSKPIGISKPVTVSRPVPVTKPVTVSRPVPVTKAVTVSRPVPVTKAVTVSRPVPVPKPVTLNKPVSVTKSVPVTKPVTINKPVPMTKLVTVTKPVPVTKPVTVSRPIVVSKPVTVSRPIAISRHTPPCKMVLLTKSENRARATGRSSGKKRAADSPDVCPILPKQARPENGESGASTAGHSSACPLSTDPGGGPLSLGSRLLGSKEAPRAPGPMSPPEEGVERTKHRRKQKTPKKFTGEQPSISGTFGLKGLAKAEDKSRMHRVKKQEGPGPEDVRKKVLAPASTVGKDAPAPAAHAAPGGPEEQWQRAIHERGEAVCPTCSVVTRKTLVGLKKHMEVCQKLQDALKCQHCRKQFKSKAGLNYHTMAEHSAKPSDAEASEGSEQEERERLRKVLKQMGRLRCPQEGCGAAFSSLMGYQYHQRRCGKPPCEVDSPSFPCTHCGKTYRSKAGHDYHMRSEHTAPPPEEPEDKPPETEDLLGVERTPSGRVRRTSAQVAVFHLQEIAEDELARDWTKRRVKDDLVPETARLNYTRPGLPTLNPQLLEAWKNEVKEKGHVNCPNDCCEAIYSSVSGLKAHLASCSKGDHLVGKYCCLLCPKEFSSESGVKYHILKTHAENWFRTSADPLPKHRSQDSLAPKKEEKKSLAGGKKRGRKPKERTPEEPAPKMPPRRDDWPPGGRDKGARGSTGRKVGASKAPEK, encoded by the exons ATGTGCGCAGCGCGGCGCGCAGCCTGCGCCGCCCGgaccccgcgccccgcgcccagcgccccggccccggcccccgccccggccgccgTCCCGCTGGGCGCCGCAG AGATGACTGATCCCTTCTGCGTTGGAGGAGGCCGCCGGCTCCCAGGGTCCACCAGGAGTGGACCTGGGAAGGATGGAGGTCGAAATGAGGTCCGACTTCCTGTGCTCCACGACCCACCAAAGTTGG GGATGCCGGTGGCCCGGGGTGGGCAGACAGTGTCCAGCCAGGCCCCACTGTGCTTTGACCCGGGAAGTCCAGCCAGTGACAGGACCGAAGGGAAGAAGAAGGGGCGTCCGAAAGCTGAGAACCAGGCCCTCCGAGACATTCCC CTCTCCCTGATGAACCAGTGGAAAGACGAATTCAAGGCACACTCGAGAGTGAAGTGTCCGAACTCCGGCTGCTGGCTGGAATTCCCCAGCATCTACGGGCTCAAGTACCACTACCAGCGGTGCCAAGGG GGCGCCATCCCAGAAAGGCTGACCTTTCCCTGCCCCTTCTGCGAGGCCGCCTTCACCTCCAAGACCCAGCTGGAGAAGCACCGCATTTGGAACCACACGGACCGACCCTTGCCTGCGCCCAAGCCTGGGCCAGTGAGCCGGCCAGTCACCATCAGCCGGCCCGTTGGGGTCAGCAAGCCAATTGGAGTGAGCAAACCTGTCACTATTGGCAAACCTGTGGGTGTCAGCAAACCCATCGGCATCAGCAAGCCGGTGACCGTCAGTAGGCCTGTGCCGGTCACCAAGCCGGTGACGGTCAGCAGGCCTGTGCCGGTCACCAAGGCTGTCACGGTCAGCAGGCCTGTGCCGGTCACCAAGGCTGTCACGGTCAGCAGGCCTGTGCCGGTCCCCAAGCCAGTGACTCTCAATAAGCCAGTGTCAGTCACCAAATCCGTGCCGGTGACCAAACCGGTGACCATCAACAAACCGGTGCCAATGACAAAGCTTGTGACGGTTACAAAACCTGTGCCAGTCACGAAGCCAGTGACGGTCAGCAGGCCCATTGTGGTCAGTAAGCCCGTGACGGTCAGCCGGCCCATTGCCATCAGCAGACACACACCACCTTGCAAAATGGTGCTGCTCACCAAGTCTGAGAACAGAGCTCGAGCCACCGGGAGGAGCAGTGGTAAGAAAAG GGCCGCGGACAGCCCGGACGTGTGCCCCATTCTGCCGAAGCAGGCGAGGCCGGAGAACGGAGAGTCCGGCGCCTCCACCGCAGGCCACAGCTCAGCCTGCCCCCTGAGCACAGACCCCGGCGGTGGCCCCCTCTCTCTgggcagcaggctcttggggagCAAGGAAGCCCCGAGGGCCCCGGGCCCCATGTCCCCACCTGAAGAGGGAGTGGAACGCACAAAGCACA gaaggaaacagaaaacgcCCAAGAAGTTTACGGGGGAGCAGCCATCCATCTCAGGGACCTTCGGACTCAAAG GCCTAGCCAAGGCAGAGGACAAATCCCGCATGCACCGTGTCAAGAAGCAGGAGGGGCCGGGCCCTGAGGACGTGCGGAAGAAGGTGCTGGCTCCCGCTAGCACTGTCGGCAAGGACGCGCCGGCCCCCGCGGCCCACGCAGCTCCAG GTGGCCCTGAGGAGCAGTGGCAGCGGGCCATCCACGAACGGGGGGAGGCCGTCTGCCCCACCTGCAGCGTGGTCACCCGAAAGACCCTCGTGGGGCTCAAGAAGCACATGGAAGTGTGTCAGAAG CTGCAGGACGCTCTCAAGTGTCAGCACTGCCGGAAACAGTTCAAGTCGAAGGCCGGCCTCAACTACCACACCATGGCCGAGCACAGCGCCAAG CCCTCGGACGCCGAGGCCTCGGAGGGGAGCGAGCAGGAGGAGCGTGAGCGGTTGCGCAAGGTGCTGAAGCAGATGGGGAGGCTGCGCTGCCCCCAGGAG GGCTGCGGGGCTGCCTTCTCCAGCCTCATGGGCTACCAGTACCACCAGCGACGCTGCGGGAAGCCGCCCTGTGAGGTGGACAGCCCCTCCTTTCCTTGTACCCACTGCGGAAAGACCTACCGCTCCAAGGCTGGACACGATTACCACATGCGCTCAGAGCACACGGCCCCG CCACCTGAGGAGCCTGAGGACAAGCCCCCTGAGACGGAGGACTTGCTGGGGGTCGAGCGGACCCCCAGCGGCCGTGTCCGCCGCACGTCTGCCCAGGTGGCCGTGTTCCACCTGCAGGAGATCGCGGAGGACGAACTGGCTCGGGACTGGACCAAGCGGCGGGTGAAGGATGATCTGGTACCCGAGACTGCCCGG CTCAACTACACTCGGCCCGGCCTCCCCACGCTCAACCCCCAGCTGCTAGAGGCGTGGAAGAATGAAGTCAAGGAGAAAGGTCATGTGAACTGCCCCAATGAT TGCTGCGAAGCCATCTACTCCAGTGTGTCCGGACTTAAGGCCCATCTCGCCAGCTGCAGCAAG GGAGACCACCTGGTGGGGAAGTACTGCTGTCTGTTGTGTCCGAAGGAGTTCAGCTCTGAGAGTGGCGTCAAGTACCACATTCTCAAGACCCACGCGGAG AACTGGTTTCGGACTTCGGCAGACCCACTTCCCAAACACAGGAGCCAGGACTCCCTGGCGcccaagaaggaggagaagaagagtcTGGCGGGCGGGAAGAAGCGAGGCCGAAAGCCCAAGGAGCGGACCCCGGAGGAGCCCGCACCCAAGATGCCCCCCCGTCGGGATGACTGGCCCCCAGGAGGCAGAGACAAGGGGGCCCGGGGCTCCACTGGCCGGAAGGTGGGAGCCAGCAAGGCTCCTGAGAAGTGA
- the ZNF512B gene encoding zinc finger protein 512B isoform X2: MTDPFCVGGGRRLPGSTRSGPGKDGGRNEVRLPVLHDPPKLGMPVARGGQTVSSQAPLCFDPGSPASDRTEGKKKGRPKAENQALRDIPLSLMNQWKDEFKAHSRVKCPNSGCWLEFPSIYGLKYHYQRCQGGAIPERLTFPCPFCEAAFTSKTQLEKHRIWNHTDRPLPAPKPGPVSRPVTISRPVGVSKPIGVSKPVTIGKPVGVSKPIGISKPVTVSRPVPVTKPVTVSRPVPVTKAVTVSRPVPVTKAVTVSRPVPVPKPVTLNKPVSVTKSVPVTKPVTINKPVPMTKLVTVTKPVPVTKPVTVSRPIVVSKPVTVSRPIAISRHTPPCKMVLLTKSENRARATGRSSGKKRAADSPDVCPILPKQARPENGESGASTAGHSSACPLSTDPGGGPLSLGSRLLGSKEAPRAPGPMSPPEEGVERTKHRRKQKTPKKFTGEQPSISGTFGLKGLAKAEDKSRMHRVKKQEGPGPEDVRKKVLAPASTVGKDAPAPAAHAAPGGPEEQWQRAIHERGEAVCPTCSVVTRKTLVGLKKHMEVCQKLQDALKCQHCRKQFKSKAGLNYHTMAEHSAKPSDAEASEGSEQEERERLRKVLKQMGRLRCPQEGCGAAFSSLMGYQYHQRRCGKPPCEVDSPSFPCTHCGKTYRSKAGHDYHMRSEHTAPPPEEPEDKPPETEDLLGVERTPSGRVRRTSAQVAVFHLQEIAEDELARDWTKRRVKDDLVPETARLNYTRPGLPTLNPQLLEAWKNEVKEKGHVNCPNDCCEAIYSSVSGLKAHLASCSKGDHLVGKYCCLLCPKEFSSESGVKYHILKTHAENWFRTSADPLPKHRSQDSLAPKKEEKKSLAGGKKRGRKPKERTPEEPAPKMPPRRDDWPPGGRDKGARGSTGRKVGASKAPEK; the protein is encoded by the exons ATGACTGATCCCTTCTGCGTTGGAGGAGGCCGCCGGCTCCCAGGGTCCACCAGGAGTGGACCTGGGAAGGATGGAGGTCGAAATGAGGTCCGACTTCCTGTGCTCCACGACCCACCAAAGTTGG GGATGCCGGTGGCCCGGGGTGGGCAGACAGTGTCCAGCCAGGCCCCACTGTGCTTTGACCCGGGAAGTCCAGCCAGTGACAGGACCGAAGGGAAGAAGAAGGGGCGTCCGAAAGCTGAGAACCAGGCCCTCCGAGACATTCCC CTCTCCCTGATGAACCAGTGGAAAGACGAATTCAAGGCACACTCGAGAGTGAAGTGTCCGAACTCCGGCTGCTGGCTGGAATTCCCCAGCATCTACGGGCTCAAGTACCACTACCAGCGGTGCCAAGGG GGCGCCATCCCAGAAAGGCTGACCTTTCCCTGCCCCTTCTGCGAGGCCGCCTTCACCTCCAAGACCCAGCTGGAGAAGCACCGCATTTGGAACCACACGGACCGACCCTTGCCTGCGCCCAAGCCTGGGCCAGTGAGCCGGCCAGTCACCATCAGCCGGCCCGTTGGGGTCAGCAAGCCAATTGGAGTGAGCAAACCTGTCACTATTGGCAAACCTGTGGGTGTCAGCAAACCCATCGGCATCAGCAAGCCGGTGACCGTCAGTAGGCCTGTGCCGGTCACCAAGCCGGTGACGGTCAGCAGGCCTGTGCCGGTCACCAAGGCTGTCACGGTCAGCAGGCCTGTGCCGGTCACCAAGGCTGTCACGGTCAGCAGGCCTGTGCCGGTCCCCAAGCCAGTGACTCTCAATAAGCCAGTGTCAGTCACCAAATCCGTGCCGGTGACCAAACCGGTGACCATCAACAAACCGGTGCCAATGACAAAGCTTGTGACGGTTACAAAACCTGTGCCAGTCACGAAGCCAGTGACGGTCAGCAGGCCCATTGTGGTCAGTAAGCCCGTGACGGTCAGCCGGCCCATTGCCATCAGCAGACACACACCACCTTGCAAAATGGTGCTGCTCACCAAGTCTGAGAACAGAGCTCGAGCCACCGGGAGGAGCAGTGGTAAGAAAAG GGCCGCGGACAGCCCGGACGTGTGCCCCATTCTGCCGAAGCAGGCGAGGCCGGAGAACGGAGAGTCCGGCGCCTCCACCGCAGGCCACAGCTCAGCCTGCCCCCTGAGCACAGACCCCGGCGGTGGCCCCCTCTCTCTgggcagcaggctcttggggagCAAGGAAGCCCCGAGGGCCCCGGGCCCCATGTCCCCACCTGAAGAGGGAGTGGAACGCACAAAGCACA gaaggaaacagaaaacgcCCAAGAAGTTTACGGGGGAGCAGCCATCCATCTCAGGGACCTTCGGACTCAAAG GCCTAGCCAAGGCAGAGGACAAATCCCGCATGCACCGTGTCAAGAAGCAGGAGGGGCCGGGCCCTGAGGACGTGCGGAAGAAGGTGCTGGCTCCCGCTAGCACTGTCGGCAAGGACGCGCCGGCCCCCGCGGCCCACGCAGCTCCAG GTGGCCCTGAGGAGCAGTGGCAGCGGGCCATCCACGAACGGGGGGAGGCCGTCTGCCCCACCTGCAGCGTGGTCACCCGAAAGACCCTCGTGGGGCTCAAGAAGCACATGGAAGTGTGTCAGAAG CTGCAGGACGCTCTCAAGTGTCAGCACTGCCGGAAACAGTTCAAGTCGAAGGCCGGCCTCAACTACCACACCATGGCCGAGCACAGCGCCAAG CCCTCGGACGCCGAGGCCTCGGAGGGGAGCGAGCAGGAGGAGCGTGAGCGGTTGCGCAAGGTGCTGAAGCAGATGGGGAGGCTGCGCTGCCCCCAGGAG GGCTGCGGGGCTGCCTTCTCCAGCCTCATGGGCTACCAGTACCACCAGCGACGCTGCGGGAAGCCGCCCTGTGAGGTGGACAGCCCCTCCTTTCCTTGTACCCACTGCGGAAAGACCTACCGCTCCAAGGCTGGACACGATTACCACATGCGCTCAGAGCACACGGCCCCG CCACCTGAGGAGCCTGAGGACAAGCCCCCTGAGACGGAGGACTTGCTGGGGGTCGAGCGGACCCCCAGCGGCCGTGTCCGCCGCACGTCTGCCCAGGTGGCCGTGTTCCACCTGCAGGAGATCGCGGAGGACGAACTGGCTCGGGACTGGACCAAGCGGCGGGTGAAGGATGATCTGGTACCCGAGACTGCCCGG CTCAACTACACTCGGCCCGGCCTCCCCACGCTCAACCCCCAGCTGCTAGAGGCGTGGAAGAATGAAGTCAAGGAGAAAGGTCATGTGAACTGCCCCAATGAT TGCTGCGAAGCCATCTACTCCAGTGTGTCCGGACTTAAGGCCCATCTCGCCAGCTGCAGCAAG GGAGACCACCTGGTGGGGAAGTACTGCTGTCTGTTGTGTCCGAAGGAGTTCAGCTCTGAGAGTGGCGTCAAGTACCACATTCTCAAGACCCACGCGGAG AACTGGTTTCGGACTTCGGCAGACCCACTTCCCAAACACAGGAGCCAGGACTCCCTGGCGcccaagaaggaggagaagaagagtcTGGCGGGCGGGAAGAAGCGAGGCCGAAAGCCCAAGGAGCGGACCCCGGAGGAGCCCGCACCCAAGATGCCCCCCCGTCGGGATGACTGGCCCCCAGGAGGCAGAGACAAGGGGGCCCGGGGCTCCACTGGCCGGAAGGTGGGAGCCAGCAAGGCTCCTGAGAAGTGA